One Megalops cyprinoides isolate fMegCyp1 chromosome 4, fMegCyp1.pri, whole genome shotgun sequence genomic window carries:
- the adra1aa gene encoding adrenoceptor alpha 1Aa has product MTSVSLPQNCSNCSQVSHPEVNVTKAVALGLVLGVFIVFGVLGNILVILSVACHRHLRTVTHFFIVNLAVADLLLSSTVLPFSAIFEILGRWVFGRPFCNVWAAMDVLCCTASIMSLCVISVDRYIGVSYPLRYPAIVTERRGLLALVGLWVLSVTISIGPLFGWKEPAPEDDTVCKITEEPGYAIFSAVGSFYLPLAVILSMYCRVYVVARRETRGLREGRKTDKSDSEGVTLRMHRGNTPVSEDETLHSRRHFALRLLKFSREKKAAKTLGIVVGCFVLCWLPFFLVLPIGSIFPAYRPSDMVFKITFWLGYFNSCINPIIYPCSSQEFKKAFQNVLAVGCLSYHARTAKPQGHGQGQGHFHTLGLEVHGGASRLSPSSSIALSRTPSSSAGREWRAFSAASGAGSMGAAPGRAEVARVRSKNLLRACCCVGREGPTQGAAPSQLPGPGTLPVIKIHQLSLCENGEAV; this is encoded by the exons ATGACCTCAGTTTCTCTGCCCCAGAACTGCTCCAACTGCAGTCAGGTATCTCACCCAGAGGTCAATGTCACCAAGGCTGTGGCATTGGGACTGGTCCTGGGGGTCTTCATCGTGTTTGGGGTGCTGGGCAACATACTGGTCATCCTGTCAGTAGCCTGTCACAGGCACCTGCGGACCGTCACCCACTTCTTCATCGTCAACCTGGCGGTGGCCGACCTGCTTCTGAGCTCCACAGTGCTGCCCTTCTCAGCCATCTTTGAGATCCTGGGCCGCTGGGTGTTCGGCCGGCCCTTCTGCAATGTGTGGGCGGCCATGGACGTACTGTGCTGCACGGCCTCCATCATGAGCCTGTGCGTGATCTCGGTGGACCGCTACATCGGGGTGAGCTACCCGCTGCGATACCCGGCTATTGTGACGGAGCGACGCGGGCTGCTGGCGCTGGTGGGCCTCTGGGTCCTCTCGGTCACCATCTCCATCGGGCCCCTGTTCGGCTGGAAGGAGCCCGCGCCGGAGGACGACACGGTCTGCAAGATCACCGAGGAGCCGGGCTACGCCATCTTCTCGGCCGTGGGCTCCTTCTACCTCCCTCTGGCGGTCATCCTCTCCATGTACTGCCGGGTGTACGTGGTGGCCCGGCGGGAGACCAGGGGCCTGAGGGAGGGGCGCAAGACGGACAAGTCGGACTCGGAGGGCGTGACGCTGCGGATGCACCGCGGCAACACCCCCGTCTCGGAGGACGAGACGCTGCACAGCCGCAGGCATTTCGCCCTGCGCCTGCTCAAGTTCTCTCGCGAGAAGAAGGCTGCCAAGACCCTGGGCATCGTGGTGGGCTGCTTCGTCCTCTGCTGGCTTCCTTTCTTCCTGGTGCTGCCCATAG GCTCCATCTTCCCTGCCTACAGGCCCTCAGACATGGTCTTCAAGATCACGTTCTGGCTGGGCTACTTCAACAGCTGCATCAACCCCATCATCTACCCCTGCTCCAGCCAGGAGTTCAAGAAGGCCTTCCAGAACGTGCTGGCCGTGGGCTGCCTGAGCTACCACGCCCGGACTGCCAAGCCGCAGGGCCACGGCCAGGGCCAGGGCCACTTCCACACGCTGGGGCTGGAGGTCCACGGCGGGGCCTCTCGGCTCAGCCCCTCCTCCAGCATCGCCCTGTCCCGCACCCCTTCCTCCAGCGCCGGCAGGGAATGGCGGGCCTTTTCGGCGGCTTCGGGGGCAGGGTCTATGGGGGCGGCGCCAGGCAGGGCCGAGGTCGCCCGGGTTCGCAGCAAGAACCTCCTCAGGGCCTGCTGTTGTGTTGGCAGGGAGGGGCCTACCCAGGGAGCCGCCCCCTCCCAGCTGCCCGGCCCCGGCACCTTGCCTGTCATCAAGATCcaccagctctctctgtgtgagaatgGGGAGGCTGTGTAG